A genomic stretch from Halopiger aswanensis includes:
- a CDS encoding SagB/ThcOx family dehydrogenase, which yields MPTDALEYHERTKHSPRSVREGASGLNFDNKPRPYKAYIDLPTKPLADRIRPPQQPALSAIAESTPDGDPVREKPTLETVTALCYYAAGITKAIERRGRTHLFRAAATTGALYHVDLYVVCGDLEDRGDDATRVESGLAAGVYHFDPRTLSLDVLREGDYRGVLAAATEHDAVADAPLSIVATSTWWRNAWKYEERTFRHAFWDSGTTLANLLAVAHALDYRAEVVTGFADEPVADLLGVDPEREAPLEIVPIGSGSSAGDPSDETPDLEPIDPDTEPLSPTEREFALIHEAWRAGTLEDGASAERWRSVRSDGPIGRRDPGNGERIALEPVDSETASSRPLHRTIRRRGSCREYARESISFRKLSTVLDRAVRGVPMDVRPADAPPLSFVDPYLLVTAVDGLEPGTYHYHPAAGELERLRSGEFRREASHLALDQRLGGDAAVCLYFLTDLEAITDAIGDRGYRVAQLEASLTAGRLYLATYAHRDLGGTGLTFYDDVVTDFFAPRAAGQTPLFLYTMGHPA from the coding sequence ATGCCGACCGACGCGCTCGAGTACCACGAGCGGACGAAACACTCGCCGCGAAGCGTCCGCGAGGGCGCGAGCGGGCTGAACTTCGACAACAAGCCGCGGCCGTACAAGGCGTATATCGACCTGCCGACGAAACCCCTCGCGGATCGCATCCGGCCGCCCCAGCAGCCGGCGCTGTCGGCGATCGCCGAGTCAACGCCGGACGGCGACCCGGTGCGCGAGAAGCCGACGCTCGAGACCGTCACCGCCCTCTGTTATTACGCGGCTGGCATCACGAAGGCCATCGAGCGCCGCGGCCGTACCCACCTGTTCCGCGCCGCGGCGACGACCGGCGCGCTCTACCACGTCGATCTGTACGTCGTCTGCGGCGACCTCGAGGATCGAGGAGACGATGCGACTCGAGTGGAATCCGGCCTCGCGGCCGGCGTCTACCACTTCGATCCGCGAACCCTGTCGCTGGACGTGCTCCGCGAGGGCGACTACCGCGGCGTGCTGGCCGCCGCGACCGAGCACGACGCCGTCGCCGACGCGCCGCTGTCCATCGTCGCCACGTCGACGTGGTGGCGCAACGCCTGGAAGTACGAGGAGCGGACCTTCCGCCACGCCTTCTGGGATTCGGGGACGACGCTCGCGAACCTGCTGGCGGTCGCCCACGCGCTGGACTACCGCGCCGAGGTCGTGACCGGGTTCGCCGACGAGCCCGTCGCCGACCTGCTCGGCGTCGATCCCGAGCGCGAGGCGCCCCTCGAGATCGTGCCGATCGGCTCGGGGTCCAGCGCCGGCGATCCGTCCGACGAGACGCCCGACCTCGAGCCGATCGATCCCGACACGGAACCACTCTCGCCGACCGAGCGGGAGTTCGCGCTGATCCACGAGGCCTGGCGCGCCGGGACGCTCGAGGACGGCGCCAGCGCCGAGCGGTGGCGCAGCGTCCGTTCGGACGGCCCGATCGGCCGCCGCGATCCGGGCAACGGCGAGCGCATTGCCCTCGAGCCGGTCGACTCTGAGACGGCCTCGAGTCGGCCGCTCCACCGGACGATCCGCCGGCGCGGCTCCTGTCGCGAGTACGCCCGCGAGTCGATCAGCTTCCGCAAGTTGTCGACCGTCCTCGATCGCGCCGTGCGGGGCGTTCCGATGGACGTTCGCCCCGCCGACGCGCCGCCGCTGTCGTTCGTCGACCCCTACCTGCTCGTCACCGCCGTCGACGGCCTCGAGCCCGGTACCTACCACTACCACCCGGCCGCGGGAGAACTCGAGCGGCTCCGGAGCGGCGAGTTCCGACGGGAAGCGAGCCACCTCGCGTTAGACCAGCGGCTGGGCGGCGACGCCGCGGTCTGTCTGTACTTTCTGACCGATCTCGAGGCGATCACCGACGCGATAGGCGATCGCGGCTACCGCGTTGCACAACTCGAGGCGTCGCTAACTGCGGGCCGGCTCTACCTCGCGACGTACGCACACCGTGATCTGGGCGGTACCGGACTCACTTTCTACGACGACGTCGTGACGGACTTCTTCGCGCCGCGGGCCGCCGGACAGACGCCGCTGTTTCTCTATACGATGGGGCACCCGGCCTGA
- a CDS encoding DUF368 domain-containing protein: MGYERLDLAVDRFELLRTYAYGLCMGTADALPGVSGGTVALLLGFYGRLIAAVTALTPSRIITVLRGYHPDRRTSAREALLELDLQFLIPLGVGMVTAVVLIADIVSSLASSHPLPMFGFFTGLIAASAVTLGRSLEFSSRTHVAAAIVGAGLALLVAADLVSLPGSGPVVIAIAGALAVSAMILPGVSGSLILILLGQYVFLSSELSAFVHALGDVVLEDGSTAAVVEPGTTVVLFVVGGVVGLVTIARVVRAALARRRNLTLVFLVSLIAGSVPAPLHNIGAAHAWTAETIALTIAWAAFGALALFALEYLVGGFDPE, from the coding sequence ATGGGGTATGAACGACTCGACCTCGCGGTCGATCGGTTCGAACTGCTGCGCACGTACGCCTACGGGCTCTGCATGGGGACGGCGGACGCGCTCCCGGGCGTCTCCGGCGGCACCGTCGCGCTCCTGCTGGGCTTCTACGGGCGGCTGATCGCGGCCGTCACGGCGCTGACGCCGAGCCGAATCATCACCGTCCTTCGGGGGTACCACCCCGATCGGCGAACGAGCGCGCGCGAGGCGCTGCTCGAGCTCGACCTGCAGTTTCTGATCCCGCTGGGCGTCGGGATGGTCACCGCCGTCGTCCTCATCGCCGATATCGTCTCGTCGCTCGCCTCGTCGCATCCGCTCCCGATGTTCGGCTTCTTCACCGGACTGATCGCCGCCTCGGCGGTCACGCTCGGCCGCAGCCTCGAGTTCTCCTCCAGAACCCACGTCGCGGCGGCGATCGTCGGCGCCGGACTCGCGCTGCTGGTCGCCGCCGACCTGGTGTCGCTGCCCGGCAGCGGCCCGGTCGTCATCGCCATCGCCGGCGCGCTCGCCGTCAGCGCGATGATCCTGCCCGGCGTCTCCGGCTCGCTCATCCTGATCCTGCTCGGCCAGTACGTCTTCCTCTCCTCGGAGCTGAGCGCGTTCGTCCACGCCCTCGGCGACGTCGTTCTCGAGGACGGGTCGACGGCGGCCGTCGTCGAGCCCGGAACGACGGTCGTCCTGTTCGTCGTCGGCGGCGTCGTCGGCCTCGTCACGATCGCTCGCGTCGTCCGCGCCGCGCTAGCGCGGCGCCGGAACCTGACGCTCGTCTTTCTGGTGAGCCTCATCGCCGGTTCGGTTCCCGCGCCGCTGCACAACATCGGCGCGGCGCACGCGTGGACCGCCGAGACGATCGCCCTGACGATCGCGTGGGCCGCGTTTGGCGCACTCGCGCTGTTCGCACTCGAGTACCTCGTCGGCGGATTCGATCCGGAGTGA